The Saprospiraceae bacterium genomic interval CCTTTGATGGATTCCAATGTATCGGCAAAATAAATGCAAGTACTGAAGAAACCTACCCATCCATCCAGCTTTACCCTAATCCCGCAAACCAAATAATCCATTTAAATCTTCCCGGCAACATCCCTTTACCTGCAAGTTTAACGATTTCAGATCTCTTCGGCAGAAACCTGTTGCAAAGGTCTTGTTTAAAACAGGGAGAAATCGAAATGGATATAGGCGAACTGCAAGCAGGCCTTTATTGGGTGCACATAAAGGGGACAGCTTTCAAATGCAGTTTTGTGAAAATTTAAAGTTATGCTCATTCTATAGGTATCCAGGAGGCATAGTTTTTAAACTAGAATGCAATGAATCGATTCGGCTTTCCGGGTTTTGTGAAGCCATCGTATAAAATTTATAACTAACAATTGTTAGTATCGGTTTGCCCGATCTCACCGCTACATTTAGTATAACGGGAACGGTACCTAAAATTCCATTCCAAAATCCTCCATATCGTTATACCTTTGCGCTGCCAAATACAACGTATGGACTACAGAAAAGAAAAAGATACCATGGGGATTGTGGAAGTCCCCGCCAATGTGTACTGGGGCGCCCAAACCCAGCGATCTATCGAAAATTTCAAGATTGCCCGAGAGACCAACCGGATGCCCATTGAGATCATTTATGCCTTCGCTTATCTCAAGAAAGCGGCGGCTCTGGCCAATCTCGATGCCGGCGTTCTGGATGCAGCCAAATGTGCCATCATATCCAAAGTCTGCGATGAAATACTTTCCGGACAATGGAACGATCAGTTTCCACTGGTGGTCTGGCAAACGGGATCCGGTACCCAATCCAATATGAATGTCAATGAGGTCATCGCATACAGGGCTCATGTTCTCGGAGGAGGCACACTGATGGATGAAAAAAAATCGGTGCATCCGAATGACGATGTCAACAAATCCCAATCCAGCAACGACACATTCCCTACAGCTATGCATATTGCTGCATACAAAATCCTGCAAGATGTCACCCTGCCGGGTTTGAAAAAGCTGAGGGACACTTTAAAAGAAAAATCTCTAAGTTTTCAAAATATTGTAAAAATCGGCCGGACCCATTTGATGGATGCCACCCCGCTCACTTTAGGCCAGGAGTTTTCAGGATATGTATCGCAACTCAACCACGGAATCCGCGCGATCGAGAATACCCTCGATCATTTGTCGGAACTGGCGCTTGGAGGAACTGCAGTCGGAACGGGCATCAACACACCTCCCGGATATTCGGAAAACGTGGCCCGGCATATTGCCACCCTGACGGGATTGCCCTTCAAAAGTGCCGAAAATAAATTTGAAGCTCTGGCTGCTCATGACGCTATCGTAGAATCACATGGTGCTTTAAAAACAGTAGCCTGCAGTCTTATGAAAATAGCCAATGACGTACGACTGTTAGCCTCAGGTCCGAGATGTGGATTTGGAGAATTGTTTATTCCAGACAATGAACCCGGATCTTCTATCATGCCCGGAAAGGTCAACCCCACTCAGTGCGAAGCAATGACCATGGTCGCTGCACAGGTTTTGGGAAACGACGTAGCCATCAATATCGGAGGTTCCAACGGACATTTTGAATTGAATGTGTTTAAACCCATGATGATTTACAATTTTCTGCATTCTGCAAGACTGATTGGTGAAGTCTGCGTTTCATTCAACGATAAATGTGCAACGGGAATAGAAGCCATTCCCGAAAACATCAAAAAGCATCTCGATAATTCGCTGATGCTGGTGACCGCTCTGAACACCAAAATAGGCTACTATAAAGCTGCAGAAATTGCACAGACGGCCCATAAAAATGGAAGCACTTTAAAAGAAACGGCCGTCCGTCTGGGTTATCTCAGTGTTGAAGAATTCGATCAATGGGTCATACCCGAAAATATGGTTGGTGAAACAAAATCATAATCCGTCTTCAAATATAAGTCCATCGCTCATTCCGCCCTTCGAGAAATACCATCTCGACAATGGATTGACGGTGATCATACAACCGGAGGAAAACACCTCATTGGTTGCCGTTTGTATGTTGTATAAAGTGGGATCCAGAGATGAACAAGCGGATAAAACCGGTTTGGCCCATCTATTTGAGCATCTCATGTTTTCAAATTGCGGACCCGGGGTGGATTTCGACGAGCTGTTGCAAAACGCCGGTGGAGACTGCAACGCATTTACAACGACCGACACTACCCAGTATTATGCGGTGGCACCCGCTGCTCAGTTGGAATTAATTTTGGCGCTGGAGGCAAACAGAATCAGTGGTTTTCATGTAAGTAAAAAAGATTTTAAAACACAACAGCGCGTTGTACTGGAAGAATTCAGTGAGATGTATATGAACAATCCTTATGGAATGTTCTCACATGAAATCATGCAAATGGCGTACAAGGTTCATCCCTATCGTTGGCCGGTTATCGGTTCGGATCCCAAACAATTGTCTGCATTGAGCATACACGATGCTGAGGCTTTTTACAATCAATATTACCATCCCGGAAATGCAGTTTTGGTGATTAGCGGAAAAATAAATGTCGCACAAACTAAAAAATACATCGACAAACATTTTGCAGCTTTTCAAAGCGGGCATCCTGTGCAAAGAAAATATCCTGCTGAGCCTGCTTTAAAGGAAGCCAGAACACACACCAACCGAAAACAATTGCCGGAAGAAGCATTTTATTATGCCTTCCCATATTGCGGAAGAATGGATCCCGATTTTTATGCAGTCGATTTTTTAACAGATGTGCTTGCCGAAGGCAAGAGTTCATTGCTTTATAAAATTCTCAAGAAGGAAAAAATGATCTGTTCGACCATCGATTGTTATATCACTTCGACCATCGACCCAGGCTTGATATTGGTAGAAGGTAAGTTAAATCCAGGCCATACCATTGAACAGGCTGAAACTGAATTTTGGGATATCATTTCCAAACTACAAAACGAAAATATTGATGCCCATACCTGGGAGAAGTTTATGAACAAAAACGAAAGCGCTTATCTTTTTAGTCAGGTCGGCATTATGAATCAGGCATTGAATCTCTCTTATGCGGAGTGGTTAGGAAATCCGGAATTGATATTTACGGAATTTGAAAATTATAAAAAACTGAATGCAGAAAACATTCGCGAGGCAGCTGTAAAATATTTTCCTTTTGATCAAAGAATCAGTTTGTATTACAAACAGGAACTTGCTTAAATCAGAGCATATTTTAATAATTTTAGCAACCAAAATTTTTCGGTGGTTTATACTTAAAATGATCTGATAAATGCAATTGAATATCAGCATTCAGAAGTGGGGCTCGCCCTTCGTTGGATATCAGAATTTCCACAGGCAAGCCGAGGCATTGCTCGATGTTTTGTGGCAGGGTCAGTTGAATATGTATCTGGCTCAATCCAATTTGAAACACCCCCCATGCTATCAAAATGGATAAAATCCGGTTCATCATTATTCACCAAATATACTGCATTTAACACCTTTGGATCAACAAAGCTGTATTGCTGTTTAATATTTTGAGTATTAATTATTTAAATAGATAATTTACATCCAAAGCGATTCCCTGAAAGAACTCTGGCTTCGAAGCGCCTCAAGTTTGCTTTTGCGCCAAAGGTTTGAGTACCTTAAGGTCGAAATAGATGGTTCCAAATGGGAGGAGTGAAGCGAGGAATGCATAGAACAGCAAAGAAGTCTTCCAATTCTGTTTGTCGTAAAAGTGGATGCTGTAAGCAATATAAGCCATGAATAAGATTCCGTGCGGCATACCCAGCAACTTAACGCCCAGATCATTGCCACCTATGTATTTGACCGGTACGGCAATACCCAATAGTAAAATGTAAGAAATACCCTCAAGAAATCCTACCAGGCGATATTGTTTTAAACGATCCATAAGCTATTAGGAACGCCCTTGAAGGTTTAAAGTTTAAGGTTTGCTGTAAAAAAACAAAAATGAACTTATGAACCCATAGTTCTTTGTCCAGATAACCATTCATTCTCTCTTTTACCATTCTATTCCTTCCGGTCTCAACCAAAACAATTCCTGTAAGTTTGATAAATGAATATGCCTGCTTACGGTTTCAGAAAATTTCGGATGATTGAAAAAGTTTTTTCAGGTTCTTCAACAAAAGTATTATGTCCACTTTTCTCAAAAAGATAAAACGCTGCTTGCGGACAATAGGTTTTATACTGCACCATCAACCAGGGTACAGCTACGCGGTCAAACCGGCCGGCCAAAATGAGTACGGGCATTTTTAAGTCTTTCAATTTTTTTCGAAAATCAAATCGGCCGATATCACTTCCAACTTTAAAATCTCCATCCTTTCCAACCATTTGATAGTACAGTTTCGCATTAAATCGGTTGGGATAAGGATTCTGACCTCTGCTTTTGAAATTTTCAGGATTGTAAGCATAGAGAAAACCATATGGAACCCTGCCATATACCTCCTGGTGAATGGGATCGCTCGATTTAAAACCCTGTTTGCGCAATACCTTCAGTGTATCCCACACTTCCGGATAATTTACCCTGATCTCGTGATTGCAATTATCATCATTCTCCTGCCACATGGCATGACTGTGAAAGGGAGCAGATAAAATCAAATGTTTGACCCGCTCAGGAAATTTCAAGGCATAAGCCTGCGCCACAACCGTGCCATAGGAATGTCCGAAAATATTGATGGCAGAGAAATTCATCGCTACGCGCAAGGCTTCGAGATCTGCGACATCCCTGTCGAGATTGTAATCGCGTACATCCAAAGCTGTATCCGAAAGTCCGCGCCCGAAACCATCAAAATAGACTAATTTGCACGACGTTGCCAGCGAATCCAGCCTTCGCATCCCTACATGTGCACTACCGGGTCCTCCAGGAATGACAAACAAGGGGTCTCCCTCCCCATGACTTACCGTCCAAATCTTCGCACCATTTATAGTGTAATACTTTCCATCAACCCGGCTATCGGGAAACTGCTGGCCAAACAAAATCATTGAACTCAAAAGTCCAAAAAGAATCAAATAGGTTTTTTTCATGTTTTTTTTAAATGATATTCATGTTTAGTTAAGATGGACTTTTCGTCCCGATAAAATAAAGCTAACTATTTCTTTTCTGAAGTATTATGCCATTTTATCGGGATTTCGAAGTTTCGAAGTTTCGACATTTCGACTTTTTGACTTTTTGACTTTTAGGTTGGTTTTTGTATCTCAAAATTAACGAACGTTTGTTAGTCACATCAACTGCCAACCCCCTACTAACAACTAACAACTAGCAACTAGCAACTAACAACCAACAACTAGATTCTTACAAATCGAATTCAAGTGTATCGCCTGCTTTGAAGCTTTTGGATTTGTCGGAAGAACTTTTGACAATGGGTTTGCTTTGATCGAGTACTTTCACCAATGGAACATCTTCAATTTTATTGCCGATGGCTTTCCAGCCTTTGACATCTACAAATTCGCGGATGGTCAAAATTTCATCAATACTTTCTTTTTTCCTTTTGTAGGTAAACAATACTTCAGGATCCGGATGTGTGCTAGCAAAATACAATTTCGAAGCCTTGCTTTCTCCAATAAATCCGAAGCGTTGATTTAAGCTCGTGGTTTCAATTTTAAAACGCTTTGCCATCGACCACGATTTTTCACCTTCGAAGTAAACAACAGACAAAATATCATCCGGATTGAATTTTCCAATACTCAAGACCTCATCATAGCTATACCGATTGTTGAGATCGTATTCGGTTATTTCATAGGATCCATTTTTAAATATGCAAAGCAGGCGGTCTCCACGGTTTAAGCCACCAAGAAACTGTCCTCTTTCTTCCGTATTGAGGCGACCGGTCGAAGGATCGTACCAAACTTGCTGAGCACCAAGAGTTGATTTACCTTTTTCTTTGAGTTGAATTTTTCTGACGGGATATTTTGTAACAATATTGCCCTGGCTGCTTCGTCCTTTGATTTCCAATTCTGAAAAATCAAAATCAAAGGTTTTGATTTTGGCTTTGCAACCTGCCGTCAGGAATACTGTAACAATTTCAGCTTCACCTTCCGCATTGCAGGAGAAATAGAGCATTTTTGATTTTGGATGCCCTTTTGTGAGATCGTATTCTTTATCTCGGGTGATCCCGGTCACATTAAATCTCTTTGCCATAGCACGACCTGATTCTCCATCCAGGTAAATGATGTTGTAAGTCGTGCGTTCGTCGGCTTTTTTCCATACATCAACATATTCAATATCTTTTCCAACAAATGTTTTTTCTGCAATCCTACTGACAATCATTTTTCCATCTTTGCGGAATACGATGATGTCGTCTATATCGCTGCATTCTTTGATATACTCATCTTTCTTTAAGCCAAATCCGATAAAACCATCTTCCCTGTTGACATACAATTTGCTGTTGTTGGCAACTACCTGAGTAGCCTGTATGGATTCAAACTGCAGCAATCGCGTTTTTCGTTCTCTGCCTTTGCCAAATTTTTCAAGAATATTTTCGTAATAACTAATGGCATAGTCGGTCAGATTGTCGAGATGATGCTGAACTTGTTTTAATTCAGCTTCCAGGGATTGAAGTGTCTCGTCGGTATGGAATTTGTTGTATTTAGAAATTCTTTTAATCCTGATTTCAGTTAAATGCAACAGATCATCTTTACTGATCTCCCGGTTCAATCGGTATTTTCCGGAAGGCGGGCGGGATCCCTGGGAAGGCGTATGGACGTATTTTTTTAAACCGTTCCCAATGACTTCCAGAACCTGCTCGAAACTTGTACATTCCTCGATATCGCGGTAAATCCTGTTTTCGATGAATATTTTTTCAAGTGAAACCAAATGCCATTTTTCGAGTAATTCTTCTTTTTTGATTTCGAGCTCGCGACCCAATAAAAACCGCGTATGCTGAGCAGAATGTTTTAAAATCTCATGTACAGAAAGGAATTTAGGTTTGTCACCCACAATCACACAAGCATTTGGTGAGATGCTTATTTCACAGCTGGTAAATGCGTACAGAGCATCTATGGTGACTTCCGGAGAAGTGCCCGGCTGCAATTCAATGCGGATCTCGACATCTTTTGCCGTGTTGTCAGAAATTTGTTTGATTTTTATTTTTCCCTTATCGGCTGCTTTCACAATACTCTCAATCAGACTTCCTGTAGTTACGCTGTAAGGCAACTCCCTGATGACCAGGAATTTTTTGTCCTCGAGTTCAATTTTTGCCCTGATTTTTACTTTTCCACCTTTCTGCCCCTCGTTGTATTCACTGACGTCGATGGATCCCCCGGTTTCGAAATCCGGAAAAAGTTCAAATTTTCTACCCTTCAAAGCCTGAATAGAAGCTTTGATGAGTTCGATAAAATTATGTGGTAAGATTTTAGTGGCAAGTCCGACAGCAATTCCTTCGACGCCCTGAGCGAGTAACAATGGAAATTTCATAGGCAGAGCCAGGGGTTCCTGGTTTCTACCGTCATAAGAAAGTTGCCATTCGGTGGTATCCGGATTGAAAGCGACAGCCAGGGCAAACTTCGACAATCTGGCTTCGATGTATCGGGACGCTGCTGCAGAATCCCCGGTCCTGAAGTCGCCCCAGTTTCCCTGCGTGTCGATGACCAGATCTTTTTGCCCGAGATTGACGAGTGCGTCTCCAATGGCTGCATCGCCATGGGGATGGTATTGCATGGTATGGCCGATGAGATTTGCGACCTTATGGTAACGCCCGTCCTCTTTTTCGTACATGCTGTGCAGGATCCTTCTTTGAACGGGTTTCAGACCATCGTCAATGGCAGGAACGGCTCTCTCAAGAATAACGTATGAGGCATAATCCAGAAAATAATTCTGGTACATTCCGTCGAGGGTGAGGATGTGGTCTATGGAATCCTTAGGGGGCACTTTCGCCATAATTTTAATTTGAAGCAAAGATAATCAATACCTTTACATATTACGAAATTAATATATATAATTCGCTAAAGAATTGATTCGGAAGCTTTTCAAAGTTCGCTTCATTAAAATTACGTTAAAGCGCCGTTTCCGATTAATCGAAGTTCGGGAGGATTTATCTCATGAGTAATTGTTCACCTTAAATATTTAAAAAATGAAAACAAAAATTGCGACCCTGATTGCCCTGATGGTTTTAATATTTCAAGCCGGAATAAGCCAGGGCTGGAAAGACAAACACCGGGATTGGAAAGACGATGATTTTTTCGATGACCGCATCGAAGAAGGTTGGAGACATGGAAAGTTGACCCGGGATGAAAGGCGATTGCTTGAACTGCAAGAAGAGAGAATTCTCGAAGTAAGAAGATGGATGCTGCGGGATGGTCACCTGGATCGTTGGGAAAGTAAGAAACTGCAAAAGATGTACAGAGATTTTAACAGGGAATTACGGAAACAGAAAGAAGATCGAGATCGCAGGCATCGTGGCCATAGATGATAAGTTCAGTTTTTATACCGTCTGACCCGGCAAAGGCCGGGTTTTTTATTTGGATTATTTATTAGTCGAAACCCAATGCCTGGGTGTACAAATTTTTGAAATCCGTAAAACAGACCATTAAACACCTGGTAAATAAAACTGCTTCCGGTGATTGGTTTAGGGTAATGCATTTATCGGCCATTTTTTCAAATTTATCTTAATTATTAGCCTATTCGGGTTAATTTTTAGCAGAACCCTCAAGATTGATTTAATTTTGTTTAAAATTTTAAAATACATGAAAAGAAATTTATTGAGTTTAATGGCTCTTGTTTTTTTAACCGCAGGTAGTTTTGCACAAACTACTGACGAGATTATTGAAAAATACATCAAGGCGCTTGGAGGAAAAGATAAATTGACTTCCATTAAGTCTGTAATTCTCGAAGGGTTGGTGAGTGCCCAGGGGATGGAGATTCCCGTGACCACCACAATTGTCCACAAGAAAGGAGTTCGCGTTGATTTCAGTGTAATGGGTATGGATGCATGGACGGTGATGAGGCCTGATTCCGGATGGAGCTTTATGCCATTCAGCGGACAGACCAAACCCGAGCCTATCCCAACTGAAATGCTCAACCAAAGTGCAAGTCAATGGGATCTGAGCGGACAACTTTACGAATATTCGACCAAAGGAAATAAGGTTGAATATTTAGGGATGGATGACGTGGACGGCACCGAATGTTTTAAATTGAAGTGCCAAAGCCCGGAAGGCCAGGTCACCTATTACCTGATCGACCCTCAAACTTACTTTATCGTAAAAACCGTGACCAAGGTTCAGGCCGGAGGGAAAGAAATGGAAGCAGAAACCAAATTCAGCAATTACAAAGAAGTTGAAGGGGGCTACATTTATCCGCACACCATAGAGTCCATGCAGGGTCCGCTGGAGATGACAAAAATATCTGTGAACGCCGATGTTCCCGATTCAAAGTTTTTGATTTCTCAGCCTTAAATTCAAAAAAAATCAGCATAAAACCACGACAAATGCCGTGGTTTTTTTATTTATATGAAGTTGAATTTAAACTCTGATACAGCTGAAATTTTTCTCAACGAACAGGAGGGATCATTAAGCTATAAAATTGTATGATGAAAGAGCACAGCATTTCATGAAAACACAGGAGTTCGTCTTTTCGGAAACAGAAATCAGAACAGTGGCAGAAAAGGTCCTGATGATCATTTCTAAAGACAGACCAATTCTTGTGAGCGGGGAGATGGGAGCCGGTAAAACTACTTTTATTAAAGGCATTTGTGCCCAACTTGGCTGCGCGTCGGAGGTTAGCAGTCCCAGTTTTTCCATCATCAACGAATACGCATGTGGTTTAAACAAATGGGGATTGAACCGGATCGTTCATATGGATCTTTACAGGATTGAAAAAATGGAAGATATCTACGACATTGGAGTTCCGGATTACCTCGAATCAGGGATCCCGGTGTTTATAGAATGGCCTGATCTCATTAAACCGTTGTTGAAGGGTCAGCCGGTCATAGAAATTCAATTTGAAGTTTTGGATAATCTGAATAGAAAGATTATCTTAACCTTTTAAATCATGCAGGAGTCACAGTATTACTCGTCGCCTCAAAGGGAGTTTCTCACTCAGCCTGAAATGTTGGCCTTATATCGAGCCAAATCTTCATTAAAGATCGGGATTCCCAAGGAAAGTATGTTGATGGAAAACCGGGTAGCCCTGGTTCCCGCTTCAGTTACCAATCTTGTAGCCAGGGGCCATAGGGTGATCATTGAGTCTGATGCAGGAAAAAAAGCCCATTACAGCGATAAAGATTATTCTGAAGCCGGAGCGCAGATTATCCACGATAAAAAGCAAGTATTTGATTGCGATATCTTATTAAAGGTAGCTCCTCCCTCAGTTGAAGAACTTGATCTGTTTCACCCGAGTCAGGTTTTAATTTCACCCCTTCATCTTCCGGTCATCTCCAACGAGTACATTCAGATTCTAAGACAAAAAAGGGTAACTGCCATAGCCATGGAATATCTGCAAGCCGATGATGGAACTTTCCCATTGGTTCGCGTTAT includes:
- the fumC gene encoding class II fumarate hydratase — its product is MDYRKEKDTMGIVEVPANVYWGAQTQRSIENFKIARETNRMPIEIIYAFAYLKKAAALANLDAGVLDAAKCAIISKVCDEILSGQWNDQFPLVVWQTGSGTQSNMNVNEVIAYRAHVLGGGTLMDEKKSVHPNDDVNKSQSSNDTFPTAMHIAAYKILQDVTLPGLKKLRDTLKEKSLSFQNIVKIGRTHLMDATPLTLGQEFSGYVSQLNHGIRAIENTLDHLSELALGGTAVGTGINTPPGYSENVARHIATLTGLPFKSAENKFEALAAHDAIVESHGALKTVACSLMKIANDVRLLASGPRCGFGELFIPDNEPGSSIMPGKVNPTQCEAMTMVAAQVLGNDVAINIGGSNGHFELNVFKPMMIYNFLHSARLIGEVCVSFNDKCATGIEAIPENIKKHLDNSLMLVTALNTKIGYYKAAEIAQTAHKNGSTLKETAVRLGYLSVEEFDQWVIPENMVGETKS
- a CDS encoding insulinase family protein; its protein translation is MKQNHNPSSNISPSLIPPFEKYHLDNGLTVIIQPEENTSLVAVCMLYKVGSRDEQADKTGLAHLFEHLMFSNCGPGVDFDELLQNAGGDCNAFTTTDTTQYYAVAPAAQLELILALEANRISGFHVSKKDFKTQQRVVLEEFSEMYMNNPYGMFSHEIMQMAYKVHPYRWPVIGSDPKQLSALSIHDAEAFYNQYYHPGNAVLVISGKINVAQTKKYIDKHFAAFQSGHPVQRKYPAEPALKEARTHTNRKQLPEEAFYYAFPYCGRMDPDFYAVDFLTDVLAEGKSSLLYKILKKEKMICSTIDCYITSTIDPGLILVEGKLNPGHTIEQAETEFWDIISKLQNENIDAHTWEKFMNKNESAYLFSQVGIMNQALNLSYAEWLGNPELIFTEFENYKKLNAENIREAAVKYFPFDQRISLYYKQELA
- a CDS encoding DUF3817 domain-containing protein codes for the protein MDRLKQYRLVGFLEGISYILLLGIAVPVKYIGGNDLGVKLLGMPHGILFMAYIAYSIHFYDKQNWKTSLLFYAFLASLLPFGTIYFDLKVLKPLAQKQT
- a CDS encoding alpha/beta fold hydrolase, producing MKKTYLILFGLLSSMILFGQQFPDSRVDGKYYTINGAKIWTVSHGEGDPLFVIPGGPGSAHVGMRRLDSLATSCKLVYFDGFGRGLSDTALDVRDYNLDRDVADLEALRVAMNFSAINIFGHSYGTVVAQAYALKFPERVKHLILSAPFHSHAMWQENDDNCNHEIRVNYPEVWDTLKVLRKQGFKSSDPIHQEVYGRVPYGFLYAYNPENFKSRGQNPYPNRFNAKLYYQMVGKDGDFKVGSDIGRFDFRKKLKDLKMPVLILAGRFDRVAVPWLMVQYKTYCPQAAFYLFEKSGHNTFVEEPEKTFSIIRNFLKP
- a CDS encoding DNA gyrase/topoisomerase IV subunit A, which translates into the protein MAKVPPKDSIDHILTLDGMYQNYFLDYASYVILERAVPAIDDGLKPVQRRILHSMYEKEDGRYHKVANLIGHTMQYHPHGDAAIGDALVNLGQKDLVIDTQGNWGDFRTGDSAAASRYIEARLSKFALAVAFNPDTTEWQLSYDGRNQEPLALPMKFPLLLAQGVEGIAVGLATKILPHNFIELIKASIQALKGRKFELFPDFETGGSIDVSEYNEGQKGGKVKIRAKIELEDKKFLVIRELPYSVTTGSLIESIVKAADKGKIKIKQISDNTAKDVEIRIELQPGTSPEVTIDALYAFTSCEISISPNACVIVGDKPKFLSVHEILKHSAQHTRFLLGRELEIKKEELLEKWHLVSLEKIFIENRIYRDIEECTSFEQVLEVIGNGLKKYVHTPSQGSRPPSGKYRLNREISKDDLLHLTEIRIKRISKYNKFHTDETLQSLEAELKQVQHHLDNLTDYAISYYENILEKFGKGRERKTRLLQFESIQATQVVANNSKLYVNREDGFIGFGLKKDEYIKECSDIDDIIVFRKDGKMIVSRIAEKTFVGKDIEYVDVWKKADERTTYNIIYLDGESGRAMAKRFNVTGITRDKEYDLTKGHPKSKMLYFSCNAEGEAEIVTVFLTAGCKAKIKTFDFDFSELEIKGRSSQGNIVTKYPVRKIQLKEKGKSTLGAQQVWYDPSTGRLNTEERGQFLGGLNRGDRLLCIFKNGSYEITEYDLNNRYSYDEVLSIGKFNPDDILSVVYFEGEKSWSMAKRFKIETTSLNQRFGFIGESKASKLYFASTHPDPEVLFTYKRKKESIDEILTIREFVDVKGWKAIGNKIEDVPLVKVLDQSKPIVKSSSDKSKSFKAGDTLEFDL
- the tsaE gene encoding tRNA (adenosine(37)-N6)-threonylcarbamoyltransferase complex ATPase subunit type 1 TsaE; amino-acid sequence: MKTQEFVFSETEIRTVAEKVLMIISKDRPILVSGEMGAGKTTFIKGICAQLGCASEVSSPSFSIINEYACGLNKWGLNRIVHMDLYRIEKMEDIYDIGVPDYLESGIPVFIEWPDLIKPLLKGQPVIEIQFEVLDNLNRKIILTF